A single window of Anomaloglossus baeobatrachus isolate aAnoBae1 chromosome 5, aAnoBae1.hap1, whole genome shotgun sequence DNA harbors:
- the MRGBP gene encoding MRG/MORF4L-binding protein, translating into MGETETGEGVVERAEPVPGPPAEEPVLWSPEVEVCLFHAMLGHKPVGVNRHFHMICIRDKFSQNIGRQISSKVIWEHLRTMYDMQALHESEILPFPNSEKNFILPEEIIQEVKEGKVITEDDIKEEAKEDVDLHLASEEAFTNSSTTSGKTADKPSKEKERTLSESGSKESGDKRKRSRLTEKVVNANSNPSSPNANKRRRT; encoded by the exons ATGGGTGAGACGGAGACCGGGGAAGGAGTTGTGGAGAGAGCGGAGCCGGTCCCTGGACCCCCAGCGGAGGAGCCGGTGCTGTGGAGCCCGGAAGTAGAGGTGTGCCTGTTTCACGCCATGCTCGGTCATAAACCCGTCG GTGTGAACAGACACTTCCACATGATCTGCATTCGGGATAAGTTCAGCCAGAACATCGGCCGTCAGATCTCCTCCAAGGTTATATGGGAACATCTGCGCACCATGTATGACATGCAGGCCCTG CATGAATCGGAGATCCTGCCGTTCCCAAATTCCGAGAAGAACTTTATTCTGCCTGAGGAGATTATACAGGAGGTGAAGGAGG GTAAAGTGATCACCGAAGATGACATCAAAGAAGAAGCAAAGGAGGATGTAGATCTGCACTTGGCGTCTGAAGAAG CTTTTACAAACTCTTCGACAACTTCAGGGAAGACTGCAGACAAACCAAGCAAAGAGAAGGAGAGGACGCTGTCTGAATCTGGCTCCAAGGAGTCTGGTGATAAGAGAAAGCGCAGCCGCCTCACCGAGAAGGTGGTTAACGCCAACAGCAATCCATCCAGTCCCAATGCCAACAAGCGGAGACGTACGTAA